The Pedobacter roseus genome contains a region encoding:
- a CDS encoding Tex family protein, translated as MLSHHKIIAAELKVAEKQVTATVNLLDEGATVPFISRYRKEATGSLDEVEVAAIRDRVLQLRDLDKRREAILKSMTELGKLTPELEKQINEAETISLLEDIYLPYKPKRKTRASVAKEKGLEPLALQIFDQSNFDLSTEADKFIDTEKGVNSLDEALAGARDIIAEMISENAEARTKMRTYFQEKSAFKSEVIKGKEEEGIKYKDYFEWSEPVKTAASHRVLAMRRGEKELILRLDALPPAEEAVAILENQFILGNNAASKQVQQALEDGYKRLLEPAMETELRVLTKQKADEEAIRVFAENARQLLLAAPMGQKNVLAIDPGFRTGCKVVCLDKQGQLLENTAIYPHTGQGNVKNAEFTIQQLCEKYDIEAIAIGNGTAGRETEAFVRALNLPHITIVMVNESGASIYSASDVAREEFPTQDITVRGAVSIGRRLMDPLAELVKIDPKSIGVGQYQHDVDQNKLQASLDDTVISAVNAVGVELNTASKQILAYVSGLGPTLAQNIVDYRNTHGAFKNRESLKKVPRLGDKAYEQAAGFLRIRNAENVLDTSGVHPERYAVVDKMAKDLGTTVAALMKDTQLQKQIKPQQYVTDEIGLPTLNDILKELAKPGRDPREQFEAFSFTDGVNEIADLRTGMKLPGIVTNITNFGAFVDIGVHQDGLVHTSQLANRFVANPNDIVKVHQKVEVTIMEVDVARKRISLSMKTETSPKSEVRSRESKEHKPKQEYKPNNSKPNFKPRNEPKDADGDLQEKLAKLKGMFK; from the coding sequence ATGTTAAGCCACCATAAAATAATTGCAGCCGAATTAAAAGTTGCAGAAAAACAAGTAACCGCAACCGTAAACCTGTTAGATGAAGGTGCAACAGTACCTTTTATTTCACGTTACCGTAAAGAGGCAACCGGTAGTTTAGACGAGGTTGAGGTAGCCGCAATCCGCGATAGGGTGTTGCAATTACGCGATTTGGACAAACGCCGTGAAGCGATTTTAAAATCGATGACCGAACTCGGTAAATTAACCCCAGAACTTGAAAAACAGATTAACGAAGCGGAAACCATTTCGCTGCTAGAAGATATTTACCTGCCATATAAACCAAAACGTAAAACACGTGCATCGGTGGCAAAAGAAAAAGGACTGGAACCTTTAGCCCTGCAAATATTTGATCAAAGCAATTTTGACTTAAGTACGGAAGCAGATAAATTTATCGATACTGAAAAAGGTGTAAACTCCCTCGATGAAGCTTTGGCTGGTGCCAGGGATATCATTGCTGAAATGATATCTGAAAATGCTGAAGCCCGTACCAAAATGCGCACCTATTTTCAGGAAAAATCAGCTTTTAAATCGGAAGTAATTAAAGGAAAAGAAGAAGAAGGTATTAAATACAAAGATTACTTCGAATGGAGCGAGCCGGTTAAAACAGCTGCATCACACCGGGTTTTGGCCATGCGCCGTGGCGAAAAAGAGTTAATTTTACGGTTAGATGCGCTACCTCCTGCAGAAGAAGCGGTTGCTATTTTAGAAAATCAGTTTATTTTAGGTAATAATGCAGCGTCAAAACAAGTTCAGCAGGCTTTAGAAGATGGTTATAAACGTTTGTTGGAACCAGCAATGGAAACTGAATTACGCGTATTAACCAAACAGAAGGCGGATGAAGAAGCGATCCGTGTTTTTGCAGAAAATGCACGTCAGTTGTTATTGGCGGCACCAATGGGGCAAAAAAATGTATTGGCGATTGATCCTGGTTTCCGTACGGGCTGTAAAGTGGTTTGTTTAGATAAGCAAGGTCAGTTATTAGAAAACACAGCAATTTACCCTCATACCGGACAAGGCAATGTAAAAAATGCCGAATTCACCATCCAACAACTTTGTGAAAAATATGATATTGAAGCCATTGCCATTGGTAACGGTACCGCAGGAAGAGAAACTGAAGCGTTTGTTCGTGCTTTGAATTTACCGCACATCACCATCGTAATGGTTAACGAAAGTGGCGCATCCATTTATTCCGCTTCAGATGTGGCCAGAGAAGAATTTCCTACGCAGGATATTACGGTGCGTGGTGCCGTTTCAATTGGTCGCCGTTTAATGGATCCATTGGCCGAATTGGTAAAAATCGATCCAAAATCTATCGGTGTTGGCCAGTACCAGCATGATGTTGATCAGAATAAATTACAGGCGAGTTTAGATGATACGGTAATCAGCGCTGTAAATGCTGTTGGGGTAGAGCTAAATACAGCTTCTAAACAAATTTTAGCTTATGTATCAGGTTTAGGGCCAACTTTAGCGCAGAATATTGTTGATTACAGAAATACCCACGGCGCATTTAAAAACCGCGAAAGTTTGAAAAAAGTCCCTCGCTTAGGCGACAAAGCTTATGAGCAGGCTGCAGGTTTCTTACGCATCCGCAATGCGGAGAATGTTTTGGATACCAGTGGCGTTCACCCTGAGCGTTATGCCGTAGTAGATAAAATGGCTAAAGACCTGGGAACAACCGTTGCAGCGCTGATGAAAGATACACAGTTGCAAAAACAGATCAAGCCACAACAATATGTGACCGATGAAATTGGTTTGCCTACCTTGAATGATATTCTAAAAGAACTGGCAAAACCAGGCCGCGACCCACGTGAGCAGTTTGAGGCTTTCAGCTTTACTGATGGCGTAAATGAAATTGCCGATTTAAGAACAGGCATGAAACTGCCGGGAATTGTAACCAACATTACCAATTTTGGTGCTTTTGTTGATATAGGCGTTCATCAGGATGGCCTGGTACACACCAGCCAATTGGCCAACCGTTTTGTCGCCAACCCTAATGATATAGTAAAAGTGCACCAAAAGGTAGAAGTTACCATAATGGAAGTTGATGTTGCCCGTAAAAGGATTTCACTATCTATGAAAACTGAAACTAGTCCGAAGTCTGAAGTCCGTAGTCGGGAGTCTAAAGAGCACAAGCCAAAGCAAGAATACAAACCTAACAACAGTAAGCCTAATTTTAAACCCCGCAATGAACCAAAAGATGCTGATGGCGATTTACAGGAAAAATTAGCAAAGCTAAAAGGTATGTTTAAATAA